The Algoriphagus halophilus sequence ACGTTTGAGATAGATTTTTAATTCTTCTGAGATCATATGAGAGTTCCTTAAAATCTATATTCCAAACCTAAAGTAAAGTTAAGGTCATTCCGGAAGTTATCCGAACTGATTTCATCCTTGCTATATCCAGTATATGCAGAAATCAGAAATCGTGGACTGATCAATTGCTGGTACCCCAATCTAGCTCGATAGGAGTTCAATAATTGACTCTGATCTCTATTTTCCTCATCTGGCGATACCCCGGAACTTAACTGGATACTGAAAAAGTCTTCAGCAGTTTTGAAATAATACCTCGCTTGAAAATTAGCCGATGTACTCACCTTTCCGTCATAAGGAATGACGTTCGCACGTAAGTTCAACCACCAGTTTCCAACATATTTACCCAATGATCCTGTGATGATATGGGTGGCTTCTGTGAAGCCCAGGTAACGATAGCCTCCTTCTAGCTCCCAGGCTTTATTCAAATTGAAATAGATGGAAGTTCCAAATCGGAATTTAGGAAAGAAACTAGCACCTGAGCCTCCGATATTGATATAGGCATATGCTTTTTCGCCTAATGAAGGGTAAGCATCCAATTCAAATAAGGTGCCTTGGGAATCAAATCTTGAGGATTGAGTTACCCTTGCTATCAAGGATCCCGTCAGCTTGGTTCGTGTTCTTCCATAAAATGAAAAGGTATTCCATGGAGAAATGGCACCATTGAAATTATCGTAATCGTAAGTGACACCAACAGCATTGGTCCTTCTCAGTCGTTGCAGGTTATTCATATAACCCAGTAATCCCTCCTGATTATAATCCTTTTCAAAAAGCTCCTCTGCTATTTCATATGCTTCATCATAAGACTCCCTGAAATAATATAGGCGAGACTCTTTGTACTTCAAATTATCAGGTAATTCCTCATTGAAGTTGGATTTTGCTTTAGCAAGCACCTCATCAGCTTGATCATAGTCTCCTGCCCACATCAAATTATCCAAATACGCTGAATATCCGTCGGAATAAGTAGGGGATGCAATGATGGCTCGCTCTAAGTAAATAGAGGCAGAATCATTTTTCCCCTCCCAAGCATAACTTCTTCCCACGAGAATCAAAATATCTGCGTAGTCAGGATATTTTTCCAAAGCCCTAAAAGCAATTTTTCTTCCTTCCTGATATTTCTTGTCAAATATGAGTGTTCTCGCTTCTTTCAGTAGCTCATCAGGATCAAATGAATCCTGGGCCATCAGCGAACCGAAACTTAAAAATGCAATAAGAAGTAGGGATACATTTTTTTTCATGGATTAAACATTCGTTTCTGGTTCAAATTTCTTTCGATCTTCAGATTTCTTAAATCCAGTCCGGATCATCTGGCCCCATCCACCTTTACCTTTGATAAAGTCGATATGACCCTTCAAACCCCATAAGACTACCTTTGGATGAATGATAAATGGTTCAATTAATACGGTGAATATTAATTTATTGAGGTCTTTTTTATCCTTGTAATTGTGAAATGCAATTTGCTCATATAAAATGCTGAACGAGGAAACCAGTAAGGAAAGCAGATACAGCATGGAATACAATGCGATGAAATAGAAGGCACTGAAATCACCAATAACGATCAAAGTCAAGGTATAGAGCACACCCAAAAGCTCCACAATAGGTGCAAATTTTTCAAATGCACTCCAATAGGGATAAGAAAGTAACCCCAACACTCCATATCTTGGATTCAGTTTTACCACCTTATGAAGTTGTAAGGTTTCAATGGTTCCTCGAATCCATCGGTTTCTCTGACGGGATAAAACAGACTCATCTTCTGGTACTTCCGTCCAACATAATGGATCAGGAACAAAGCCCACTTTATAGGGGATTTTACGTTCTTCCATGTACCGACGCATCCTTACCACTAATTCCATGTCCTCTCCCACAGTTTTGGGAAAATACCCTCCTACTGCCAATACCAAGTCTCTTTTAAAAAATCCAAAAGCACCAGAAATAAGCATAAGACCATTAATTCTGGTCCATGCCATCCTTCCCATCAAAAATGCCCTGAAATATTCTATCACTTGAAATCTTCCTAGCAGGGTAGTTGGAATTCGATATTTGGTTACAGTACCATCTTGAACATCACAGTTATTTGCAATACCTATAGCCCCTCCCACAGCAATTACTTTTCTGTTGGTCTCCTCCATAAATGGTCTGACCATTCTGGTAAGTGACTCATGAGAAAGGATACAATCCACATCGATACAGGAGATGATTTCCATGGATGCCAAATTGATTCCTGAATTTAATGCATCTGCCTTTCCCCCATTTTCCTTATCGATGACCAACAGTTTGCTAAAGGATTCATTTTTAGATTTATAAACACCTTTTACAGGTTTACATTCAATTTGGTAATTGTATGCATAATTGGTTTTAACCAACTCGAAAGCATCAATCAACTTTTGAAGGGTATCGTCCTTTGAACCATCGTTGATGATGATCACTTCAAATTTCCCATAATGCAAGG is a genomic window containing:
- a CDS encoding YaiO family outer membrane beta-barrel protein, whose protein sequence is MKKNVSLLLIAFLSFGSLMAQDSFDPDELLKEARTLIFDKKYQEGRKIAFRALEKYPDYADILILVGRSYAWEGKNDSASIYLERAIIASPTYSDGYSAYLDNLMWAGDYDQADEVLAKAKSNFNEELPDNLKYKESRLYYFRESYDEAYEIAEELFEKDYNQEGLLGYMNNLQRLRRTNAVGVTYDYDNFNGAISPWNTFSFYGRTRTKLTGSLIARVTQSSRFDSQGTLFELDAYPSLGEKAYAYINIGGSGASFFPKFRFGTSIYFNLNKAWELEGGYRYLGFTEATHIITGSLGKYVGNWWLNLRANVIPYDGKVSTSANFQARYYFKTAEDFFSIQLSSGVSPDEENRDQSQLLNSYRARLGYQQLISPRFLISAYTGYSKDEISSDNFRNDLNFTLGLEYRF
- a CDS encoding glycosyltransferase family 2 protein; protein product: MYSFLFYFLLEVLGVFFLVVSFSVIIIYLTTMFLSALELRDHLRRNRFADYQDIITSPIAPGVSIVAPAFNEGQNIVQNAKSLMSLHYGKFEVIIINDGSKDDTLQKLIDAFELVKTNYAYNYQIECKPVKGVYKSKNESFSKLLVIDKENGGKADALNSGINLASMEIISCIDVDCILSHESLTRMVRPFMEETNRKVIAVGGAIGIANNCDVQDGTVTKYRIPTTLLGRFQVIEYFRAFLMGRMAWTRINGLMLISGAFGFFKRDLVLAVGGYFPKTVGEDMELVVRMRRYMEERKIPYKVGFVPDPLCWTEVPEDESVLSRQRNRWIRGTIETLQLHKVVKLNPRYGVLGLLSYPYWSAFEKFAPIVELLGVLYTLTLIVIGDFSAFYFIALYSMLYLLSLLVSSFSILYEQIAFHNYKDKKDLNKLIFTVLIEPFIIHPKVVLWGLKGHIDFIKGKGGWGQMIRTGFKKSEDRKKFEPETNV